From a region of the Eulemur rufifrons isolate Redbay chromosome 7, OSU_ERuf_1, whole genome shotgun sequence genome:
- the PARP3 gene encoding protein mono-ADP-ribosyltransferase PARP3 isoform X2 yields the protein MAPKRKPSVQTEDPEKKKQRGPEEEDTFRSTAEALRAAPAEKRVIRVDSTCPLRGNPGTQVYEDYDCTLNQTNIGSNNNKFYIIQLLKEGDHFVCWNRWGRVGEMGQTKIKQFQKLEDAKKDFEKKFQEKTKNNWAERDHFVAHPGKYTLIEVQGEDEAQEAVVKVDGGPARTVAKRVRPCSLDPATQKLITNIFSKEMFNNAMALMNLDVKKMPLGKLSKQQIARGFKALEALEEALKDPAGSGQSLEELSSHFYTVIPHNFGRNRPPLINSPEILQAKKDMLLVLADIELAQTLQAASEEEKIVEEEPHPLDRDYQLLKCQLQLLDSGAPEYKVIQTYLKQTGSSHRRPTLQHVWKVNREGEGDRFQDHSKLGNRRLLWHGTNVAVVAAILTSGLRIMPHSGGRVGKGIYFASENSKSAGYVTGMLCGAHHVGYMFLGEVALGKEHHITMDEPNLIRPPPGFDSVIARGHTEPDPTQDTELELDGQRVMVPQGRPVPCPEFRNSTFSQREGEA from the exons ATGGCTCCAAAGCGCAAGCCCTCGGTGCAGACTGAGGACCCTGAAAAGAAGAAGCAGCGGGGACCAGAGGAGGAAGACACCTTTCGCTCCACTGCTGAAGCCCTCAGGGCTGCACCCGCAGAGAAACGTGTAATCCGTGTGGACTCCACATGTCCACTCAGGGGCAACCCTGGGACCCAG GTGTACGAGGACTATGACTGCACTCTGAACCAGACCAACATCGGGAGCAACAACAACAAGTTCTACATCATCCAGCTGCTCAAAGAGGGCGACCACTTTGTCTGCTGGAACCGCTGGGGCCGTGTG GGAGAGATGGGCCAGACAAAAATCAAACAGTTCCAAAAGCTAGAAGATGCAAAGAAAGACTTTGAGAAGAAATTTCAGGAGAAGACCAAGAATAACTGGGCAGAGAGGGACCACTTTGTGGCCCACCCTGGAAAGTACACACTTATCGAAGTGCAGGGAGAGGACGAGGCCCAGGAGGCTGTGGTGAAG GTGGACGGAGGCCCAGCAAGGACTGTGGCTAAGCGGGTGCGGCCCTGCTCCCTGGACCCAGCCACACAGAAGCTCATCACCAACATCTTCAGCAAGGAGATGTTCAACAATGCCATGGCCCTCATGAACCTGG ATGTGAAGAAGATGCCCCTGGGAAAGTTGAGCAAGCAGCAGATTGCGCGGGGCTTTAAGGCCTTGGAGGCACTGGAGGAGGCCCTGAAAGATCCCGCGGGCAGTGGCCAAAGCCTGGAGGAGCTGTCCTCTCACTTCTATACCGTCATCCCACACAACTTTGGCCGCAACCGACCCCCGCTCATCAACTCCCCTGAGATTCTCCAGGCCAAGAAAGACATGCTGTTG GTGCTGGCAGACATCGAGCTGGCCCAGACCCTGCAGGCAGCCTCTGAAGAGGAGAAGATAGTGGAGGAGGAGCCACACCCTCTGGACCGAGACTACCAGCTTCTCAAGTGCCAGCTGCAGCTGCTGGACTCTGGGGCGCCTGAGTACAAG GTGATTCAAACTTACTTAAAACAGACTGGCAGCAGCCACAGGCGCCCTACTCTTCAACACGTTTGGAAAGTGAACCGAGAAGGGGAG GGAGACAGATTCCAGGACCACTCCAAGCTGGGCAATCGGAGGCTGCTGTGGCATGGCACCAACGTGGCCGTGGTGGCCGCCATCCTCACCAGTGGGCTCCGCATCATGCCACATTCTGGTGGCCGCGTTGGCAAGGGCATCTACTTTGCCTCAGAGAACAGCAAATCAGCTGGCTATG TTACTGGCATGCTCTGTGGGGCCCACCATGTTGGCTACATGTTCCTGGGCGAGGTGGCACTGGGCAAAGAGCACCACATCACCATGGATGAGCCCAACTTGATACGTCCGCCCCCTGGCTTTGACAGTGTCATCGCCCGAGGCCACACAGAGCCTG ATCCGACCCAGGACACCGAGCTGGAGCTGGATGGTCAGCGAGTGATGGTGCCCCAGGGCCGGCCGGTACCCTGCCCAGAGTTCCGGAACTCCACATTCTCCCAGA
- the PARP3 gene encoding protein mono-ADP-ribosyltransferase PARP3 isoform X1, whose amino-acid sequence MAPKRKPSVQTEDPEKKKQRGPEEEDTFRSTAEALRAAPAEKRVIRVDSTCPLRGNPGTQVYEDYDCTLNQTNIGSNNNKFYIIQLLKEGDHFVCWNRWGRVGEMGQTKIKQFQKLEDAKKDFEKKFQEKTKNNWAERDHFVAHPGKYTLIEVQGEDEAQEAVVKVDGGPARTVAKRVRPCSLDPATQKLITNIFSKEMFNNAMALMNLDVKKMPLGKLSKQQIARGFKALEALEEALKDPAGSGQSLEELSSHFYTVIPHNFGRNRPPLINSPEILQAKKDMLLVLADIELAQTLQAASEEEKIVEEEPHPLDRDYQLLKCQLQLLDSGAPEYKVIQTYLKQTGSSHRRPTLQHVWKVNREGEGDRFQDHSKLGNRRLLWHGTNVAVVAAILTSGLRIMPHSGGRVGKGIYFASENSKSAGYVTGMLCGAHHVGYMFLGEVALGKEHHITMDEPNLIRPPPGFDSVIARGHTEPDPTQDTELELDGQRVMVPQGRPVPCPEFRNSTFSQSEYLIYQESQCRLRYLLQVRL is encoded by the exons ATGGCTCCAAAGCGCAAGCCCTCGGTGCAGACTGAGGACCCTGAAAAGAAGAAGCAGCGGGGACCAGAGGAGGAAGACACCTTTCGCTCCACTGCTGAAGCCCTCAGGGCTGCACCCGCAGAGAAACGTGTAATCCGTGTGGACTCCACATGTCCACTCAGGGGCAACCCTGGGACCCAG GTGTACGAGGACTATGACTGCACTCTGAACCAGACCAACATCGGGAGCAACAACAACAAGTTCTACATCATCCAGCTGCTCAAAGAGGGCGACCACTTTGTCTGCTGGAACCGCTGGGGCCGTGTG GGAGAGATGGGCCAGACAAAAATCAAACAGTTCCAAAAGCTAGAAGATGCAAAGAAAGACTTTGAGAAGAAATTTCAGGAGAAGACCAAGAATAACTGGGCAGAGAGGGACCACTTTGTGGCCCACCCTGGAAAGTACACACTTATCGAAGTGCAGGGAGAGGACGAGGCCCAGGAGGCTGTGGTGAAG GTGGACGGAGGCCCAGCAAGGACTGTGGCTAAGCGGGTGCGGCCCTGCTCCCTGGACCCAGCCACACAGAAGCTCATCACCAACATCTTCAGCAAGGAGATGTTCAACAATGCCATGGCCCTCATGAACCTGG ATGTGAAGAAGATGCCCCTGGGAAAGTTGAGCAAGCAGCAGATTGCGCGGGGCTTTAAGGCCTTGGAGGCACTGGAGGAGGCCCTGAAAGATCCCGCGGGCAGTGGCCAAAGCCTGGAGGAGCTGTCCTCTCACTTCTATACCGTCATCCCACACAACTTTGGCCGCAACCGACCCCCGCTCATCAACTCCCCTGAGATTCTCCAGGCCAAGAAAGACATGCTGTTG GTGCTGGCAGACATCGAGCTGGCCCAGACCCTGCAGGCAGCCTCTGAAGAGGAGAAGATAGTGGAGGAGGAGCCACACCCTCTGGACCGAGACTACCAGCTTCTCAAGTGCCAGCTGCAGCTGCTGGACTCTGGGGCGCCTGAGTACAAG GTGATTCAAACTTACTTAAAACAGACTGGCAGCAGCCACAGGCGCCCTACTCTTCAACACGTTTGGAAAGTGAACCGAGAAGGGGAG GGAGACAGATTCCAGGACCACTCCAAGCTGGGCAATCGGAGGCTGCTGTGGCATGGCACCAACGTGGCCGTGGTGGCCGCCATCCTCACCAGTGGGCTCCGCATCATGCCACATTCTGGTGGCCGCGTTGGCAAGGGCATCTACTTTGCCTCAGAGAACAGCAAATCAGCTGGCTATG TTACTGGCATGCTCTGTGGGGCCCACCATGTTGGCTACATGTTCCTGGGCGAGGTGGCACTGGGCAAAGAGCACCACATCACCATGGATGAGCCCAACTTGATACGTCCGCCCCCTGGCTTTGACAGTGTCATCGCCCGAGGCCACACAGAGCCTG ATCCGACCCAGGACACCGAGCTGGAGCTGGATGGTCAGCGAGTGATGGTGCCCCAGGGCCGGCCGGTACCCTGCCCAGAGTTCCGGAACTCCACATTCTCCCAGAGCGAGTACCTCATCTACCAGGAGAGCCAGTGTCGCCTGCGCTACCTGCTGCAGGTTCGCCTCTGA